A single genomic interval of Suncus etruscus isolate mSunEtr1 chromosome 12, mSunEtr1.pri.cur, whole genome shotgun sequence harbors:
- the LOC126024537 gene encoding lithostathine-like → MLPPMAFPTVAWMLLSCLMLQSQVTGEDLQNGQLSPRISCPKGSLAYGSHCYALFLAEKSWMDADYACQKRPKGHLVSVLTGSEAYFVASLIKNSGTSVSHIWIGLHDPTEGRQPNGGGWEWISNDVLNYVAWDNGAPTGAGYCGSLVQSTGYENWQSQDCRKPLPYVCKFQG, encoded by the exons ATGCTGCCTCCCATGGCCTTTCCTACTGTTGCTTGGATGCTGCTCTCCTGCTTAATGCTCCAATCTCAAGTGACAG gTGAAGACTTGCAGAATGGGCAGCTTTCTCCAAGAATCAGTTGCCCCAAAGGTTCCTTGGCCTATGGTTCCCACTGCTATGCCCTGTTTTTGGCAGAAAAATCCTGGATGGATGCAGAT TATGCTTGCCAGAAGCGACCTAAAGGACACCTTGTGTCTGTGCTCACTGGGTCTGAGGCTTATTTTGTGGCCTCACTCATCAAGAACAGTGGTACTTCAGTCTCTCATATCTGGATTGGACTCCATGACCCCACAGAG GGCAGACAACCCAATGGAGGTGGATGGGAGTGGATCAGCAATGATGTGCTGAACTATGTTGCCTGGGACAATGGTGCCCCAACTGGCGCAGGCTACTGTGGGAGCCTTGTTCAAAGCACAG GCTACGAGAATTGGCAAAGTCAAGACTGCCGAAAACCACTACCCTATGTCTGCAAGTTTCAGGGGTAG
- the LOC126024163 gene encoding lithostathine-like, translated as MLPPMIFPTVAWMLLSCVMLQYQVTGEDLQKGEISPRISCPKGSLAYGSHCYALFFAEKSWMDADYACQKRPKGHLVSVLTGSEAYFVASLIKNSGTSVSHIWIGLHDPTEGRQPNGGGWEWISNDVLNYVAWDKGAPTDAGYCGSLVQSTGYEKWHSQDCRKPLPYVCKFQG; from the exons ATGCTGCCTCCCATGATCTTTCCCACTGTTGCCTGGATGCTGCTCTCCTGCGTAATGCTCCAATATCAAGTAACAG GTGAAGACTTGCAGAAGGGGGAGATTTCTCCAAGAATCAGTTGCCCCAAAGGTTCCTTGGCCTATGGTTCCCACTGCTATGCCCTGTTTTTTGCAGAAAAATCCTGGATGGATGCAGAT TATGCTTGCCAGAAGAGGCCTAAAGGACATCTTGTGTCTGTACTCACTGGGTCTGAGGCTTATTTTGTGGCCTCGCTCATCAAGAACAGTGGTACTTCAGTCTCTCACATCTGGATTGGACTCCACGACCCCACAGAG GGCAGACAACCCAATGGAGGTGGATGGGAGTGGATCAGCAATGATGTGCTGAACTATGTTGCCTGGGACAAAGGTGCCCCAACTGATGCAGGATACTGTGGGAGCCTTGTTCAAAGCACAG GCTATGAAAAGTGGCATAGTCAAGACTGCCGAAAACCACTACCTTATGTCTGCAAGTTTCAGGGGTAG